The following coding sequences are from one Novosphingobium sp. KACC 22771 window:
- a CDS encoding bestrophin family protein, with translation MIIHTPHTLRSIARQIKTPLVLLFVWDVIVTITYYVVPFPAPGLPLTLFGSVLALILGFRSTSAYQRWWEGRGLWGLMINASRNLARASRNFMTGAQGQAMARAIVLRQIAYVTALRHQLRRIPMTPDSLPYIPASEAEAALTRTNSANGLLDATGAQVAQARADGIIDTIQQAQIEQVLVDIANAQGGMERLKNTPLPSQFRLFPTYFTHLFCVLLPFGLVEALGPATPLGSTVAGMMFMAVLAIGDDLVDPFANTRHDLPLDTMCRTIEIDLLQGLGESAPAPITADEDGVLW, from the coding sequence ATGATCATTCACACGCCCCACACCCTGCGCAGCATCGCGCGGCAGATCAAAACGCCGCTGGTTTTGCTGTTTGTCTGGGATGTGATCGTCACGATCACCTATTATGTGGTGCCCTTTCCGGCGCCCGGCCTGCCGCTGACGCTGTTCGGCAGCGTGCTGGCGCTGATCCTGGGTTTCCGCTCCACCTCGGCCTATCAGCGCTGGTGGGAAGGGCGCGGCCTGTGGGGGCTGATGATCAACGCCAGTCGCAACCTTGCGCGTGCCTCGCGCAATTTCATGACCGGGGCGCAGGGGCAAGCGATGGCGCGGGCCATCGTGCTGCGCCAGATCGCCTATGTCACCGCGCTGCGCCACCAATTGCGCCGCATCCCGATGACGCCCGACAGCCTGCCCTATATTCCGGCCAGCGAGGCCGAGGCCGCGCTGACGCGCACCAACAGCGCCAACGGCTTGCTGGACGCCACCGGCGCGCAGGTGGCGCAGGCCCGCGCCGATGGCATCATCGATACAATCCAGCAGGCCCAGATCGAGCAGGTTCTGGTCGACATCGCCAATGCGCAAGGCGGCATGGAGCGGCTGAAAAACACGCCCCTGCCCTCGCAATTCCGGCTGTTTCCCACCTATTTCACCCATCTGTTCTGCGTGCTGCTGCCCTTCGGTCTGGTCGAGGCGCTGGGCCCGGCAACGCCGCTGGGCTCGACCGTGGCGGGCATGATGTTCATGGCGGTGCTGGCGATCGGCGATGATCTGGTCGATCCCTTTGCCAATACGCGCCACGACCTGCCGCTCGATACCATGTGCCGCACGATCGAGATCGACCTGTTGCAGGGCCTGGGCGAGAGCGCGCCCGCGCCGATCACCGCCGATGAAGACGGGGTGCTTTGGTAA
- a CDS encoding dicarboxylate/amino acid:cation symporter codes for MRQRLTQFLILGLILGIGLGYVLHSSYDPDDPVLAAWADYLKLLPDVFLHLIKMIIAPLIASTIITGIAGMGDSTALGRIGAKAMAWFISASFVSLLLGMVLVNWWQPGVGVNAVASSGVDLATKELTVRHFVLEIFPTSALEAMATNNVLQILLFSVFCGVALSAIGQKGRIIVEFAEAVVQMMLQVTGYVMAVSPIAVFGAAASIVAQKGLGIIATYGVLAGEFYAGLAILWIILIAAGSLFLGKKIFLLMRYVREPVLITFSTATSDASLPRMFEALDRFGVPRRVSGFVLPLGYAFNLDGSMMYTSFASLFIAQAYGIHLSFEQQILMLLTLMVSSKGIAGVPRASLVVIAATLNQFHVPVEGVALLLGIDTFLDMGRSGTSVFGNAVATAVVCRAEGMLQPPLDPDAPLPEAPHDTAEHGRKGLHLEG; via the coding sequence ATGCGCCAGCGTCTGACGCAATTCCTGATTCTGGGCCTGATTTTGGGCATAGGTTTGGGCTATGTCCTGCATTCGTCCTATGATCCGGACGATCCGGTGCTGGCGGCATGGGCCGATTATCTGAAACTGCTGCCCGATGTGTTCCTGCATCTGATCAAGATGATCATTGCGCCGCTGATCGCCTCGACCATCATCACCGGCATTGCGGGCATGGGCGATTCGACCGCGCTGGGCCGCATCGGCGCCAAGGCGATGGCATGGTTCATCTCGGCCAGCTTCGTCTCGCTGCTGCTGGGCATGGTGCTGGTCAATTGGTGGCAGCCGGGCGTGGGCGTCAACGCCGTGGCCAGTTCCGGGGTCGATCTGGCCACCAAGGAGCTGACCGTCCGCCACTTCGTGCTGGAAATCTTCCCGACCAGCGCGCTGGAGGCGATGGCCACCAATAATGTGCTTCAGATCCTGCTGTTCTCGGTGTTCTGCGGCGTCGCGCTCAGCGCGATTGGCCAAAAGGGCCGGATCATCGTCGAATTCGCCGAGGCGGTGGTGCAGATGATGCTGCAGGTCACCGGCTATGTGATGGCCGTTTCACCCATCGCGGTGTTCGGCGCGGCGGCCTCGATTGTCGCGCAAAAGGGGCTGGGCATTATCGCCACCTATGGCGTGCTGGCGGGCGAATTCTATGCCGGTCTGGCAATCCTGTGGATCATCCTGATCGCCGCGGGCAGCCTGTTCTTGGGCAAGAAGATCTTCCTGCTGATGCGTTATGTGCGCGAGCCGGTGCTGATCACCTTCTCGACCGCGACAAGCGATGCCTCGCTGCCGCGCATGTTCGAGGCGCTCGACCGCTTTGGCGTGCCGCGCCGGGTGTCGGGCTTTGTGCTGCCGCTGGGCTATGCGTTCAACCTCGACGGGTCGATGATGTACACCAGCTTCGCCTCGCTCTTCATCGCGCAGGCTTATGGCATCCATCTCAGCTTTGAGCAGCAGATCCTGATGCTGCTGACGCTGATGGTCTCGTCCAAGGGCATCGCGGGCGTGCCGCGCGCCAGCCTCGTCGTCATCGCCGCCACGCTCAACCAGTTCCATGTGCCGGTTGAAGGGGTGGCGCTGCTGCTGGGCATCGACACCTTCCTCGATATGGGCCGTTCGGGCACCAGCGTTTTCGGCAATGCCGTGGCCACCGCCGTCGTCTGCCGCGCAGAGGGCATGTTGCAGCCGCCGCTCGATCCCGATGCGCCGTTGCCCGAGGCGCCGCATGATACGGCCGAGCATGGGCGCAAGGGGTTGCATCTGGAGGGGTAG
- the dapB gene encoding 4-hydroxy-tetrahydrodipicolinate reductase, producing MTRLGIIGSGGRMGRAIAQAIADAGHELAGGVDRDEAVGPLAAASDVLIDFSSPSALEGNLDAAIAAGIPILVGTTGLEERHHWLLDQAADHIAVLQTGNTSLGVNMLAFLVEEAAKRLGEDWDIEIVETHHRMKVDAPSGTALLLGEAAARGREVGLSNVSVRGRDGITGAREAGTIGFAALRGGSVAGDHTVHFLADNERLSLSHIAENRGIFARGAVKGALWLAERPAGRYGMREVLGL from the coding sequence ATGACCAGACTGGGAATTATCGGCAGCGGCGGGCGCATGGGCCGCGCCATCGCGCAGGCCATTGCCGACGCCGGGCACGAATTGGCCGGGGGCGTGGACCGGGACGAGGCGGTCGGCCCGCTGGCCGCCGCATCGGACGTGCTGATCGACTTCTCCTCGCCCTCCGCGCTCGAAGGCAATCTGGACGCGGCCATCGCGGCGGGCATACCGATCCTTGTCGGCACCACCGGCCTTGAGGAACGCCACCACTGGCTGCTCGATCAGGCGGCCGATCATATCGCCGTGCTCCAGACCGGCAACACCTCGCTGGGCGTCAACATGCTGGCTTTCCTTGTCGAGGAAGCCGCCAAGCGCCTTGGCGAGGATTGGGATATCGAGATCGTCGAAACCCATCACCGCATGAAGGTGGACGCCCCCTCGGGCACCGCGCTGCTGCTGGGCGAGGCGGCGGCGCGCGGGCGTGAAGTCGGCCTGTCAAACGTATCCGTGCGCGGGCGCGATGGCATCACCGGCGCGCGCGAAGCCGGCACAATTGGCTTTGCCGCCCTGCGCGGGGGCAGCGTGGCGGGGGATCACACCGTCCATTTCCTCGCGGATAACGAGCGCCTGTCGTTGAGCCATATTGCCGAAAACCGCGGGATCTTTGCGCGCGGGGCCGTCAAGGGCGCGCTCTGGCTGGCCGAGCGTCCGGCGGGGCGGTATGGGATGCGGGAAGTGTTGGGGTTGTAA
- a CDS encoding zinc-dependent metalloprotease, protein MKQAKGRKLGQKLIGAALVALLAPQGAMAEPVSVSNTKDGDLLPVRVDADAGKILLTLPKADAEGVMGRFIYATAIRSGLGSAPIRIDRGMLGPTQILAFRRFGRKVAVVYENPRFRATGEASVQYGAKTSFPFSTIAMLDIVSSDAKGTVVDISPFLTRDTMHLADALNQEAKGFRLADNLSAADPTSVKVFPDNIEMEAVQTFASDTPGREVGNIAADPRQISFTIRHSLIRLPGPGFAMRKFDIRSGSHGTQVYDFGTPLGDDVQYQLANHFRLDKVDPTAAKSRVRKPIVFYIDNAAPEPIRGALARGVAWWNQAFESAGYIDAFQVKTLTPDIDPQDARYSIVNWGDRLTRSWSYGGGIIDPRTGEIIKGNVVLGALRVRQDMQIFEALVGAAQDNSGGPNDPVKVSLDRISQLGAHEVGHAIGFVHNFAGSTQGRTSVMDYPGPLIGLKGGKIDLSDAYAKGIGSWDKFTVQWLYGQPKPGADADKWAFALADAEFAKGTRYMTDIDGRADDGPAPHDSMWDNGEDKPAELAHMLAVRRVALNNFGPGVLRKGEALSNLRRKFVPVWLLARYEVAATGKWVGGVDYAYAVAGDANKPAQPVTAAKQRAALAAMLKTLSPAELTVPDALVGWLSSGVNGRNDAQFDTEVFDNAGAAAFDPLVATDVAAQVTLDSLLAPTRLTRVHLQQARDAGQLGLAEMIDALGAATWEHNATPVERRIALRALLSVARARRDAATPVDVAALLQEKLDGAAAKLGEGSGWGKTVAALLKNGPALEAEIGKMGRKAPAIPPGMPIGGDTGWFDQ, encoded by the coding sequence ATCGGCGCGGCGCTTGTCGCGCTGCTGGCGCCGCAAGGGGCCATGGCCGAACCCGTGAGCGTATCCAATACAAAGGACGGCGATCTGCTGCCGGTGCGGGTCGATGCCGATGCAGGCAAGATCCTGCTGACCCTGCCCAAAGCCGATGCCGAAGGGGTGATGGGCCGCTTTATCTATGCCACCGCGATCCGCAGCGGCCTTGGCTCGGCCCCGATCCGCATTGACCGGGGGATGCTGGGGCCAACGCAGATCCTTGCCTTCCGCCGCTTTGGCCGCAAAGTGGCCGTGGTCTATGAAAACCCCCGCTTCCGCGCCACCGGCGAAGCCTCCGTGCAATATGGCGCCAAGACCAGTTTCCCCTTCAGCACCATCGCCATGCTCGACATTGTCTCGTCCGATGCCAAGGGCACGGTGGTGGACATCAGCCCTTTCCTGACCCGCGACACAATGCATCTGGCCGATGCGCTCAATCAGGAGGCCAAGGGCTTCCGTCTGGCCGATAATCTCTCGGCCGCCGATCCCACCTCGGTCAAGGTCTTTCCCGACAATATCGAGATGGAGGCGGTGCAGACCTTCGCCTCGGACACGCCGGGGCGCGAGGTGGGCAATATTGCCGCCGATCCGCGCCAGATCAGCTTTACCATCCGCCATTCGCTGATCCGCCTGCCCGGCCCCGGCTTTGCCATGCGCAAATTCGACATCCGTTCGGGCAGCCATGGCACACAGGTCTATGACTTCGGCACGCCGCTGGGCGATGATGTGCAATATCAACTGGCCAACCATTTCCGGCTGGACAAGGTGGACCCGACGGCGGCCAAATCGCGCGTCAGGAAGCCGATTGTTTTCTATATCGACAATGCCGCGCCCGAACCGATTCGCGGCGCTCTGGCGCGGGGCGTGGCGTGGTGGAATCAGGCGTTTGAAAGCGCAGGCTATATCGACGCCTTTCAGGTCAAGACCCTGACCCCCGATATCGACCCGCAGGATGCGCGCTATTCCATCGTCAACTGGGGCGACCGCCTGACGCGTAGCTGGTCCTATGGCGGGGGCATCATCGACCCGCGCACGGGCGAGATCATCAAGGGCAATGTCGTGCTGGGCGCGCTGCGCGTGCGGCAGGATATGCAGATCTTCGAGGCGCTGGTGGGCGCGGCGCAGGACAATAGCGGCGGCCCCAACGATCCGGTCAAGGTCTCGCTCGACCGCATCAGCCAGCTTGGCGCACATGAGGTGGGCCATGCCATCGGCTTTGTTCACAACTTTGCCGGATCGACGCAGGGCCGCACCTCGGTGATGGATTATCCCGGACCGCTGATCGGGTTGAAGGGCGGCAAGATCGACCTGTCCGACGCCTACGCCAAGGGCATCGGTTCGTGGGACAAGTTCACCGTGCAATGGCTCTATGGCCAGCCCAAGCCAGGCGCGGACGCCGACAAATGGGCCTTTGCACTGGCGGACGCCGAGTTCGCCAAGGGCACGCGCTATATGACCGACATCGATGGTCGCGCCGATGACGGCCCCGCCCCGCATGACAGCATGTGGGACAATGGCGAGGACAAGCCTGCCGAACTGGCCCATATGCTGGCGGTGCGGCGCGTGGCGTTGAACAACTTTGGCCCCGGCGTGCTGCGCAAGGGCGAGGCTCTGTCCAACCTGCGACGCAAATTCGTGCCGGTGTGGCTGCTGGCGCGCTATGAAGTGGCCGCCACCGGCAAATGGGTGGGCGGGGTCGATTATGCCTATGCCGTGGCCGGGGACGCCAACAAACCCGCCCAGCCCGTGACGGCGGCCAAACAGCGCGCAGCCTTGGCGGCGATGCTCAAAACCCTTTCGCCCGCTGAATTGACCGTGCCCGATGCTCTGGTGGGCTGGCTGTCATCGGGCGTGAACGGGCGCAATGACGCGCAATTCGACACCGAGGTGTTCGACAATGCCGGGGCCGCCGCCTTCGATCCGCTGGTCGCCACCGATGTGGCGGCGCAGGTCACGCTCGACAGCCTGCTGGCCCCGACGCGCCTGACCCGCGTCCATCTGCAACAGGCGCGCGATGCGGGGCAATTGGGCCTTGCCGAAATGATCGACGCGCTGGGCGCGGCCACGTGGGAGCATAATGCCACGCCGGTGGAACGGCGCATTGCCCTGCGCGCGCTGCTTTCGGTGGCGCGGGCGCGGCGTGATGCGGCAACCCCGGTCGATGTGGCCGCCCTGCTTCAGGAAAAGCTGGACGGCGCGGCGGCCAAGCTGGGCGAAGGCAGCGGCTGGGGCAAGACGGTGGCCGCGCTGCTGAAGAACGGCCCCGCGCTGGAGGCGGAAATCGGCAAGATGGGCCGCAAGGCGCCCGCCATTCCGCCGGGCATGCCGATCGGCGGCGATACCGGCTGGTTTGATCAGTAA
- a CDS encoding Eco57I restriction-modification methylase domain-containing protein gives MALDTLIPNALIPDARAEAEYAAHAPSDHRKAWGQFFTPPRLAALMADWVAGARPGLILDPAMGAGVLTRAALARCPDARVVAYERDRAILSAADAGGAEVRHQDFLRAGWEEYDGAVMNPPYIRHRALRDHGDMRAAIGARAGYAIPKSANLYVDFVVKAACQLRRGGRGAFLIPGEWMGANFARGFKQFLLGPGGLQQVVLFSQRHVFPDALTTASILLVERP, from the coding sequence ATGGCCCTCGACACGCTGATCCCGAATGCCCTGATCCCCGATGCGCGCGCCGAGGCTGAATATGCGGCCCATGCGCCATCCGATCATCGCAAGGCATGGGGGCAATTCTTCACTCCGCCGCGTCTGGCCGCGCTGATGGCCGATTGGGTGGCGGGGGCGCGGCCGGGCCTGATCCTTGATCCGGCGATGGGGGCGGGCGTGCTGACCCGCGCGGCCTTGGCACGGTGTCCGGATGCGCGCGTGGTGGCCTATGAGCGCGACCGGGCGATCCTGAGCGCTGCCGATGCCGGGGGCGCAGAGGTCCGCCACCAGGATTTCCTGCGCGCGGGGTGGGAGGAATATGACGGCGCGGTGATGAACCCGCCCTATATCCGCCACCGGGCCTTGCGCGATCATGGCGACATGCGCGCGGCCATTGGCGCGCGCGCGGGCTATGCCATTCCCAAATCGGCCAATCTCTATGTCGATTTTGTGGTCAAGGCCGCCTGCCAGTTGCGGCGCGGGGGGCGCGGCGCGTTTCTGATTCCGGGCGAATGGATGGGGGCCAATTTCGCGCGCGGGTTCAAGCAATTCCTGCTGGGGCCGGGCGGGCTGCAACAGGTGGTGCTGTTTTCGCAGCGGCATGTGTTTCCCGATGCGCTGACCACGGCTTCGATCCTGCTGGTCGAGCGGCCATGA
- the dapE gene encoding succinyl-diaminopimelate desuccinylase: MNDMVKSELVRPGAGVAELAEALIACPSVTPATGLVFDCLEEMLAPLGFAIHRAVAGEAPDGPVENLFAIRQGPLGSRHFAYAGHVDVVPPGEGWSSAPFAPERRGELLYGRGAVDMKGSVAAFIAALRDIPQEAGTISLIITGDEEGAATYGTVKIIEHMRETGINPDLILVGEPTSVHRLGDMIKVGRRGSVNMWIEVEGQQGHVAYPHLADNPITRLVAMLSELKAILLDEGTDWFQPSNLEVTDIACGNPATNVIPQKASARISIRFNDLHTGESLSKMVREIGEKHGASVRPVISGEAFLTPPGEFSAIVVDAIRAETGLDTEISTSGGTSDARFLKALAPVIEFGLCNATMHKKDEAVAIPDLEALSRIYGRIVLAGLKRA, encoded by the coding sequence ATGAATGACATGGTGAAGAGCGAGTTGGTCCGGCCCGGCGCCGGTGTGGCCGAATTGGCCGAGGCCCTGATTGCCTGCCCCAGCGTGACGCCGGCGACGGGACTGGTGTTCGACTGCCTGGAGGAAATGCTGGCGCCGCTGGGCTTTGCCATCCACCGCGCGGTGGCGGGCGAGGCGCCCGACGGGCCGGTGGAAAACCTCTTTGCCATCCGTCAGGGGCCGTTGGGCAGCCGTCATTTTGCCTATGCGGGCCATGTCGATGTCGTCCCCCCCGGCGAGGGGTGGAGCAGCGCGCCCTTTGCGCCCGAACGCCGGGGCGAATTGCTCTATGGTCGCGGCGCGGTGGATATGAAGGGCTCGGTGGCCGCCTTTATCGCCGCCCTGCGCGACATTCCGCAGGAGGCAGGCACGATCAGCCTGATCATCACCGGCGATGAGGAAGGCGCGGCGACCTATGGCACGGTCAAGATCATCGAGCATATGCGCGAGACCGGGATCAACCCCGATCTGATCCTTGTGGGCGAACCCACCAGCGTCCACCGACTGGGCGACATGATCAAGGTCGGGCGGCGCGGCAGCGTCAATATGTGGATCGAGGTCGAGGGCCAACAGGGCCATGTTGCCTATCCGCATCTGGCCGACAATCCGATCACGCGGCTGGTGGCGATGCTGTCGGAACTGAAGGCGATTCTGTTGGACGAGGGGACCGATTGGTTCCAGCCGAGCAATCTGGAGGTGACCGATATCGCCTGCGGCAATCCGGCCACCAATGTCATCCCGCAAAAGGCCAGCGCGCGCATCTCGATCCGCTTTAACGATCTGCACACGGGCGAGAGCCTGTCAAAAATGGTGCGCGAGATCGGCGAAAAGCATGGCGCATCCGTGCGCCCGGTGATCTCAGGCGAAGCTTTCCTGACCCCGCCGGGTGAATTTTCCGCTATCGTGGTCGATGCCATCCGCGCCGAAACCGGGCTGGATACCGAAATTTCGACCAGCGGCGGCACTTCGGATGCCCGCTTCCTCAAAGCCTTGGCCCCGGTCATCGAATTTGGCCTATGCAACGCGACGATGCACAAGAAGGACGAGGCGGTCGCCATCCCCGATCTGGAAGCCTTGAGCCGGATTTACGGCCGCATCGTGCTGGCCGGTCTCAAACGCGCCTGA
- the nth gene encoding endonuclease III: MKSADIFEFYRRLAEANPDPQTELEFGNTYQLLVAVTLSAQATDVGVNKATRALFEIVKTPQDMLNLGEEGLKDHIKTIGLFNSKAKNVMAMAEILVREHGGEVPPDRDALVKLPGVGRKTANVVLNCAFGAETFAVDTHIFRVGNRTGLAKGKNVDAVERSLEKKTPKPFRVGAHHWLILHGRYICKARTPECWRCPVVDLCKFKDKVLEKKKK, from the coding sequence ATGAAATCCGCCGACATCTTCGAATTCTACCGCCGCCTTGCCGAGGCCAACCCGGACCCGCAGACGGAGCTGGAGTTTGGCAACACGTATCAGCTGCTGGTGGCGGTGACGCTTTCGGCGCAGGCGACCGATGTGGGCGTGAACAAGGCGACGCGGGCGCTGTTCGAGATCGTCAAGACGCCGCAGGATATGCTGAATCTGGGCGAAGAGGGGTTGAAGGATCACATCAAGACCATCGGCCTGTTCAACTCCAAGGCGAAGAATGTGATGGCCATGGCCGAGATCCTCGTGCGCGAGCATGGGGGCGAGGTTCCGCCCGATCGCGACGCTTTGGTCAAGCTGCCGGGGGTGGGGCGCAAGACGGCCAATGTCGTGCTGAATTGCGCCTTCGGGGCCGAAACCTTTGCGGTGGACACACATATCTTCCGCGTGGGCAACCGCACGGGCCTTGCCAAGGGCAAGAATGTGGACGCGGTCGAGCGCAGCCTTGAGAAGAAAACCCCCAAGCCCTTTCGCGTTGGCGCGCATCACTGGCTGATCCTCCACGGGCGCTATATCTGCAAGGCGCGGACGCCGGAATGCTGGCGCTGTCCGGTGGTGGATCTGTGCAAGTTCAAGGATAAAGTTTTGGAGAAAAAGAAGAAGTGA
- a CDS encoding S1/P1 nuclease, producing the protein MSRKKFRKSLKLLAAGVAALGLTVSTPALAWGDLGHRTIANIALANVSPKTKAAIAQLLKAQAGLGTAKCPVHSLGDAATWPDCLRSESWRWGHTFPWHYHDGDITAPAFDMKANCSGGQCATYQITRFERILADNSLPAAQRLEALAFLSHIVGDLHQPLHAAEHAHDAGGNGVTVTNLPGEPYIINTTPPTVVNPKAGTLNLHWMWDNFLVIRAQKAGKLPQVRAYSAADRAKIATGGIADWAQESWQIARDTVYPQAFGHVVSAEEKTSKDVTISDEAIAQDLPIVSERLLQGGLRLAKVLDETLGG; encoded by the coding sequence ATGTCTCGCAAAAAGTTTCGCAAAAGTTTGAAGCTGCTGGCCGCCGGTGTTGCGGCATTGGGCCTCACCGTCTCGACTCCAGCTCTGGCCTGGGGCGATCTGGGCCATCGCACGATCGCCAATATCGCGCTGGCCAATGTTTCGCCCAAGACCAAGGCCGCGATTGCCCAATTGCTTAAGGCGCAGGCGGGGCTGGGCACGGCCAAATGCCCGGTCCATTCGTTGGGCGATGCGGCGACATGGCCCGATTGCCTGCGCAGCGAGAGCTGGCGCTGGGGCCATACGTTCCCCTGGCATTACCATGATGGCGACATCACCGCGCCCGCCTTTGACATGAAGGCCAATTGCAGCGGCGGCCAATGCGCCACCTATCAGATCACCCGCTTTGAGCGCATTCTGGCCGACAATAGCCTGCCCGCGGCCCAGCGCCTCGAAGCGCTGGCCTTTCTCAGCCATATCGTGGGCGATCTGCACCAGCCGCTCCACGCCGCCGAACATGCTCATGATGCGGGCGGCAATGGTGTGACCGTCACCAATCTGCCGGGCGAGCCCTATATCATCAACACCACGCCGCCCACGGTGGTCAATCCCAAGGCGGGCACGCTGAACCTGCATTGGATGTGGGACAATTTCCTGGTCATCCGCGCGCAGAAGGCGGGCAAGTTGCCGCAAGTGCGCGCCTATTCGGCGGCCGACCGCGCCAAGATCGCCACCGGCGGCATTGCCGACTGGGCGCAGGAAAGCTGGCAGATCGCCCGTGATACGGTTTACCCGCAGGCTTTCGGCCATGTGGTGAGCGCCGAGGAAAAGACCTCCAAGGATGTGACGATCAGCGATGAAGCCATCGCGCAGGACCTGCCCATTGTCAGCGAGCGCCTGCTGCAGGGCGGGCTGCGTCTGGCCAAGGTGCTCGACGAAACGCTGGGCGGCTAA
- a CDS encoding NAD-dependent deacylase, which produces MEMTGNIVILTGAGCSAESGIDTFRDANDGRGGLWEQHRVEDVATPEAFARDPALVQRFYDMRRAAIQTKAPNAAHHALARLEREWDRGSVTLVTQNVDDLHDRAGSKNLIHMHGEHLSAWCTACDTRTGWSAPLIEGPPCPSCGAAALRPDIVWFGEMPYRMEEIHDALRDCDIFVSIGTSGAVYPAAGFVRLAREMGAHCLELNLERSQGSAWFHETRLGPAGEIVPAWVEELVGPD; this is translated from the coding sequence ATGGAAATGACAGGCAATATCGTGATCCTGACCGGGGCGGGATGCAGCGCGGAAAGCGGGATCGACACATTCCGAGATGCCAATGACGGCAGGGGCGGTTTGTGGGAACAGCACCGGGTCGAGGATGTCGCCACGCCTGAGGCCTTCGCGCGCGATCCCGCGCTGGTTCAGCGGTTTTACGACATGCGCCGCGCCGCGATCCAGACCAAGGCGCCCAATGCCGCCCATCACGCACTGGCCCGGCTGGAGCGCGAATGGGATCGCGGCAGCGTCACGCTGGTGACGCAGAATGTCGATGATCTGCACGACCGGGCAGGCTCGAAAAACCTGATCCATATGCATGGCGAGCATCTTTCGGCATGGTGCACCGCCTGCGACACACGGACAGGCTGGAGCGCCCCGCTGATCGAGGGGCCGCCTTGTCCGTCCTGCGGGGCGGCGGCGCTGCGGCCCGATATCGTGTGGTTTGGCGAAATGCCCTATCGCATGGAGGAGATCCACGATGCGCTGCGCGATTGCGACATTTTCGTCTCGATCGGCACCTCGGGCGCGGTCTATCCGGCGGCGGGCTTTGTGCGGCTGGCGCGGGAAATGGGCGCGCATTGCCTCGAACTCAATCTGGAGCGCAGCCAGGGTTCGGCATGGTTCCATGAAACGCGGCTTGGCCCGGCGGGCGAAATCGTGCCCGCGTGGGTGGAGGAACTGGTCGGGCCGGATTGA
- a CDS encoding LysE family translocator, which produces MTINWFEFAIAVLVIELTPGPNMAWLAALSLAEGRRAGWVATAGIGIGLALNAMLAALGLVELLSVQPGLLSGLRWAGVALMLWLAWQAWREADLTPDAPKRGGIGRHFASGLLVNLFNPKALLFFVVVVPPFLGGAAPTIAQAMGFAAISVGLATAVHLAIVAGGARAHGLISNPRRMVRIRRVMALIMLGVALWLASSAL; this is translated from the coding sequence ATGACGATCAACTGGTTTGAATTTGCCATCGCCGTGCTGGTGATCGAATTGACGCCGGGGCCGAATATGGCCTGGCTCGCCGCGCTCAGTCTGGCCGAGGGGCGGCGCGCCGGATGGGTGGCGACGGCCGGGATCGGCATCGGGCTGGCGCTCAATGCGATGCTGGCCGCGCTGGGGCTGGTCGAATTGCTCAGTGTTCAGCCCGGATTGCTGTCGGGACTGCGCTGGGCCGGGGTGGCGCTGATGCTCTGGCTGGCATGGCAGGCCTGGCGCGAGGCCGATCTGACGCCGGACGCGCCGAAACGGGGCGGCATCGGGCGCCATTTCGCCTCGGGCCTGCTGGTCAATCTGTTCAACCCCAAGGCGCTGTTGTTCTTTGTCGTGGTGGTGCCGCCTTTCCTTGGCGGCGCGGCGCCTACCATCGCGCAGGCCATGGGCTTTGCCGCGATCAGCGTGGGTCTGGCCACCGCCGTCCATCTGGCCATTGTGGCGGGCGGGGCCAGAGCGCATGGCCTGATCAGCAACCCGCGCCGGATGGTGCGCATCCGGCGCGTGATGGCGCTGATCATGCTGGGCGTTGCCCTCTGGCTGGCCAGTTCCGCGCTTTAG
- a CDS encoding cupin domain-containing protein: protein MPKIDLASLAPTNRTGYPPEHAGAVAGRWYSRLAPLAGFAHLGASHVVLKPGAWSSQRHWHDDEDEMVVMLSGEAVLVEDGTRSIMRAGDMAVFPAGVANGHHLINESGEDCTFLALSAGPRTSGGYSDIDMIFDGDRFLHRDGTPFAD, encoded by the coding sequence ATGCCAAAGATAGACCTCGCCTCGCTCGCCCCGACCAACCGCACCGGCTATCCGCCCGAACATGCCGGGGCGGTTGCCGGGCGCTGGTACAGCCGCCTTGCCCCGCTGGCCGGATTTGCCCATCTGGGGGCCAGTCATGTCGTGCTGAAACCCGGCGCATGGTCATCCCAGCGCCACTGGCACGATGACGAGGACGAAATGGTGGTGATGCTGAGCGGCGAGGCCGTGCTGGTCGAGGATGGCACGCGCAGTATCATGCGGGCAGGCGACATGGCGGTCTTTCCGGCCGGCGTGGCCAATGGCCATCACCTGATCAATGAAAGCGGCGAGGATTGCACCTTCCTTGCCCTTTCGGCAGGCCCGCGCACATCGGGAGGCTATAGCGACATCGACATGATCTTTGATGGCGACCGCTTTCTCCACCGCGACGGCACGCCCTTTGCGGATTGA